A part of Melittangium boletus DSM 14713 genomic DNA contains:
- a CDS encoding endonuclease domain-containing protein: MPPSRSSSPTRAHPLERHQRQRERGHPTLSVLAGPPGAALAFWRSWLDTHARPLALVSEGAPSVGVRQWLTALDRIHPLATLAADFLGAAAGMRPGELPTRLEARTEHERDVILQALWPTLPPGDAATACQLLLRSAQVVHKSGGPVDALLAEWPTEPLRALGAMHALVPQSQAPALLLSGAGDARWLADAARFADRAFNTVPSLVMALQALPAEVDAYLGLPGGSRAQTYVREGLLPLEAPSAEQLQRRLESLGLPKAIQTLDGPLARLAEEGVPDEVLVHYGEAARYLEAASHGSENVDRARSSAERFLYELLEAMPATRGLFELNARAGFRFGGREIEVDFLSRRLRVAIEVDGYHHFRDEVAYRRDRRKDLTLQRHGYWVVRILANDVVARLEEIRDTLREVVSLRREGLEGSPSHREDGDAGA, from the coding sequence ATGCCTCCGTCCCGCTCGTCCTCGCCGACACGCGCTCACCCCCTGGAGCGGCACCAGCGCCAGCGTGAACGGGGCCATCCCACCCTCAGCGTGCTCGCGGGCCCTCCCGGCGCCGCCCTGGCCTTCTGGCGCTCCTGGCTCGACACGCACGCCCGGCCACTCGCCCTCGTCTCGGAGGGCGCCCCGTCCGTGGGCGTTCGTCAATGGCTGACGGCGCTCGATCGCATCCACCCCCTCGCGACGCTCGCCGCGGACTTCCTCGGGGCCGCGGCGGGTATGAGACCCGGAGAGCTGCCCACCCGCCTGGAAGCCAGGACCGAGCACGAGCGCGACGTCATCCTTCAAGCGCTCTGGCCCACCCTGCCGCCCGGAGACGCGGCCACCGCGTGCCAGCTCCTGCTCAGGTCCGCACAAGTTGTCCACAAGTCCGGCGGGCCGGTGGACGCACTGCTCGCGGAGTGGCCCACCGAGCCCCTGCGCGCACTGGGCGCCATGCATGCCCTCGTTCCGCAAAGCCAGGCACCCGCCCTTCTCCTGTCCGGCGCCGGGGACGCCCGGTGGCTCGCGGACGCGGCGCGCTTCGCCGATCGAGCGTTCAACACGGTGCCCTCGCTCGTCATGGCGCTCCAAGCCCTCCCAGCCGAGGTGGACGCGTACCTGGGATTGCCCGGCGGGAGCCGCGCCCAGACCTACGTCCGGGAAGGCCTGCTCCCCCTCGAGGCCCCGTCCGCCGAGCAGCTCCAGCGGCGTCTGGAATCCCTCGGCCTCCCGAAGGCAATCCAGACGCTGGACGGACCGCTCGCGCGCCTGGCCGAGGAAGGCGTTCCCGATGAGGTCCTGGTCCACTATGGCGAGGCCGCCCGGTACCTCGAGGCCGCCTCGCACGGGTCCGAGAACGTGGACCGGGCGCGCAGCAGCGCCGAGCGCTTCCTCTATGAACTGCTCGAGGCGATGCCCGCCACGCGGGGCCTCTTCGAGCTCAACGCCCGGGCCGGGTTCCGCTTCGGGGGCCGGGAGATCGAGGTGGATTTCCTGTCACGCCGGCTGCGCGTGGCCATCGAGGTGGACGGCTACCACCATTTCCGCGACGAGGTGGCCTACCGCCGGGATCGGCGCAAGGACCTGACCCTGCAACGCCACGGTTACTGGGTGGTGCGCATCCTGGCGAACGACGTGGTGGCGAGGCTCGAGGAAATCCGGGACACTCTTCGTGAAGTCGTCTCACTCCGACGGGAGGGCCTTGAAGGGTCCCCGTCTCACCGGGAGGATGGAGATGCAGGGGCCTGA
- the gshB gene encoding glutathione synthase, translated as MSTLTLGFLMDPLETVRVDHDSTFALMLEAQRRGHQVRYFEQPWLRFGGSRAEARMRTVTVRREPGRAFDVLDERVSPLSDLDALFMRKDPPVDADFIQATHLVELHNGRTPVFINNPVGIRDANEKLFGLRFPDLMPETLITRNMVDLSRFVTEHAAGTILKPVEGFGGQGIIFLQPGDRNMRSLLEVLTVGGRKAIVAQAYLPESRQGDKRIILVDGEPCGAVLRVPAQDDHRGNMAAGGKPVKTELTAREREICARIKPALLERGLYLVGLDVIGDWMTEVNVTSPTGIVEIDQLDQVNVEGKVIDLAERLVGARR; from the coding sequence ATGAGCACGCTCACCCTCGGCTTCCTGATGGATCCCCTCGAGACGGTCCGGGTGGACCATGACTCCACCTTCGCGCTCATGTTGGAGGCGCAGCGCCGGGGCCACCAGGTGCGCTACTTCGAGCAGCCCTGGCTGCGTTTCGGGGGCTCGCGCGCCGAGGCCCGGATGCGGACGGTCACCGTGCGCCGCGAGCCCGGCCGTGCCTTCGACGTGCTCGACGAGCGGGTGTCTCCCCTGTCGGACCTGGACGCGCTGTTCATGCGCAAGGATCCGCCGGTGGACGCGGACTTCATCCAGGCCACGCACCTGGTGGAACTGCACAACGGGCGGACGCCTGTCTTCATCAACAACCCGGTGGGCATCCGCGACGCGAATGAGAAGCTGTTCGGCTTGCGCTTTCCGGACCTGATGCCCGAGACACTCATCACGCGGAACATGGTGGACCTGTCCCGGTTCGTGACGGAGCACGCGGCGGGCACCATCCTCAAGCCGGTGGAGGGCTTTGGCGGCCAGGGCATCATCTTCCTGCAGCCGGGGGACCGGAACATGCGCTCGCTGCTGGAAGTGCTCACGGTGGGTGGACGCAAGGCCATCGTCGCCCAGGCATACCTGCCGGAGAGCCGCCAGGGAGACAAGCGCATCATCCTGGTGGATGGCGAGCCGTGTGGGGCGGTGCTGCGGGTGCCCGCGCAGGATGATCACCGGGGCAACATGGCGGCCGGAGGCAAGCCGGTGAAGACGGAGCTCACGGCGCGCGAGCGGGAGATCTGCGCGCGGATCAAGCCCGCGCTCCTGGAGCGGGGCCTGTATCTGGTGGGTCTCGACGTCATCGGCGACTGGATGACGGAGGTGAACGTCACCAGTCCCACGGGCATCGTGGAGATCGATCAGTTGGACCAAGTGAACGTGGAGGGCAAGGTGATCGACCTGGCCGAGCGGCTGGTGGGCGCCCGGCGCTAG
- a CDS encoding DUF3304 domain-containing protein: protein MTRGRARSGWFLGGVLLMSACSQSRSEATSEKPTFTRRVSLEINGLNYTDLYIDGFLVNGQGGGNIFVSTPTSGGGKSACCVSFWPGAELPATLKIKWTRDNNRWCEAEAVLKQFVPPNPQHLGVHFYPDGHIEAEITEEDPLLRLKLEAFDDGQRKESGNVVADEQTARCQDGY from the coding sequence ATGACGCGGGGACGAGCCAGGAGCGGGTGGTTTCTCGGCGGGGTGCTGCTGATGAGCGCCTGCAGCCAGTCCAGGTCCGAGGCGACCTCGGAAAAGCCCACCTTCACCCGGCGCGTGTCGCTGGAGATCAACGGCTTGAACTACACCGACTTGTACATCGACGGCTTCCTGGTGAATGGCCAGGGAGGTGGGAACATCTTCGTGAGCACTCCGACGTCGGGCGGTGGGAAGAGTGCCTGTTGCGTGAGTTTCTGGCCTGGCGCGGAGCTGCCAGCGACGCTGAAAATCAAATGGACGCGAGATAACAACCGCTGGTGTGAGGCGGAGGCGGTGCTCAAGCAGTTCGTTCCTCCCAATCCTCAACACCTGGGAGTCCATTTCTATCCCGACGGACACATCGAGGCGGAGATCACCGAGGAAGATCCACTGCTGAGATTGAAATTAGAAGCCTTCGATGACGGACAGCGCAAGGAGTCGGGAAACGTGGTGGCGGATGAGCAGACGGCGAGGTGCCAGGATGGCTATTGA
- a CDS encoding DUF3304 domain-containing protein, giving the protein MKPCARWVLSGALLLMSACSQSKSDAKSEKQPAKVVEEKPIITQRVSLEINGLNYTDLYIDGFLVNGQGGGNIFVSTPTSGGGKSACCVSFWPGAELPATLKIKWTRDNNRWCEAEAVLKQFVPPNPQHLGVHFYPDGHIEAEITEEFPPLRLKLETFNNGQRKESGNVVMDEQTARCKDGF; this is encoded by the coding sequence GTGAAGCCGTGCGCGAGGTGGGTTCTGAGCGGGGCCCTGTTGCTGATGAGTGCCTGCAGCCAATCCAAGTCCGATGCGAAGTCGGAAAAGCAGCCAGCCAAGGTCGTTGAGGAAAAGCCCATCATCACCCAGCGCGTGTCGCTTGAAATCAACGGCTTGAATTATACCGACCTGTATATCGACGGCTTCCTGGTGAATGGCCAGGGAGGTGGGAACATCTTCGTGAGCACTCCGACGTCGGGCGGTGGGAAGAGTGCTTGTTGCGTGAGTTTCTGGCCTGGCGCGGAGCTGCCAGCGACGCTGAAAATCAAATGGACGCGAGACAACAACCGCTGGTGTGAGGCGGAGGCGGTGCTCAAGCAATTCGTTCCTCCCAATCCTCAGCACCTGGGAGTCCATTTCTATCCCGATGGACACATTGAGGCGGAGATCACCGAGGAATTCCCGCCGCTGAGATTGAAGTTGGAGACCTTCAATAATGGGCAGCGCAAGGAGTCGGGAAACGTGGTGATGGACGAACAGACCGCGAGGTGCAAGGATGGCTTCTGA